One window from the genome of Streptomyces cadmiisoli encodes:
- a CDS encoding carbohydrate ABC transporter permease, with product MFIPAVLIYVALLVVPVIYAFYYSFTEYNGFPTRVPEFVGLDNYRTIFGSTDMTDTMVITAVVAVVGAVLVNLAALGLALLLQRTNRFNTFGRVVMFYPHVLSALVVGFLWQAVLGPQGVVNTMLEKVGTDSLPFLSDPDWALWSMILVIVWSLFGVQLILYLAGLQAVPADLLEAARIDGAGRWRTFRAVTWPSLASTVTVAVITSGISLLKTYDVVVSLTGGGPAGSTKTLAYSILAVSFPQRNIGVASAQAVVLILAAAVLAITVLVLRKRAEDDAESIG from the coding sequence ATGTTCATCCCCGCGGTTCTCATCTACGTCGCGCTGCTGGTCGTACCGGTGATCTACGCCTTCTACTACAGCTTCACCGAGTACAACGGATTCCCCACCCGAGTACCGGAGTTCGTGGGTCTGGACAACTACCGGACGATTTTCGGCTCCACCGACATGACCGACACCATGGTGATCACCGCCGTGGTGGCGGTGGTGGGTGCGGTCCTGGTCAACCTGGCCGCGCTGGGTCTGGCACTGCTGCTGCAGCGCACCAACCGGTTCAACACCTTCGGTCGGGTGGTGATGTTCTACCCGCATGTCCTGAGCGCGCTCGTGGTGGGCTTTCTGTGGCAAGCCGTCCTCGGGCCCCAAGGCGTGGTCAACACCATGCTGGAGAAGGTCGGAACCGACAGCCTGCCGTTCCTCAGTGACCCGGACTGGGCCCTGTGGTCGATGATCCTGGTCATCGTCTGGTCGCTGTTCGGCGTCCAGCTGATCCTCTATCTGGCGGGCCTGCAGGCGGTGCCGGCGGATCTCCTGGAGGCGGCGCGGATCGACGGGGCCGGCCGGTGGCGCACATTCCGTGCCGTGACCTGGCCCTCCCTGGCCTCCACTGTGACGGTGGCCGTCATCACCTCGGGTATCTCCCTGCTGAAGACGTACGACGTGGTCGTGTCGTTGACAGGAGGTGGGCCCGCCGGGTCGACCAAGACCCTCGCCTACTCGATCCTCGCAGTCTCCTTCCCCCAACGGAACATCGGCGTCGCCTCGGCCCAGGCCGTTGTGCTGATTCTCGCGGCTGCGGTCCTGGCCATCACCGTTCTCGTGCTGCGCAAGCGTGCCGAGGACGACGCGGAGTCCATCGGATGA
- a CDS encoding L-rhamnose mutarotase, whose product MSERPTPRRVASVIRLRPEHADKYRELHRSVPQPVLDALSRAHITNYSIFLRDDTLFAYYEYTGNDYAADMAAIAGDPDTQRWWALTDPCQQPLDSAGPRERWVDSEELFHLD is encoded by the coding sequence ATGTCCGAACGTCCTACGCCCCGTCGGGTCGCCTCTGTGATCCGGCTGCGTCCGGAACACGCCGACAAGTACCGCGAACTGCACCGTTCCGTTCCGCAGCCCGTGCTGGACGCACTCTCTCGCGCCCACATCACGAACTACTCCATCTTCCTGCGGGACGACACCCTGTTCGCCTACTACGAGTACACCGGCAACGACTACGCCGCCGACATGGCCGCCATCGCCGGCGACCCAGACACCCAGCGCTGGTGGGCTCTCACCGACCCCTGCCAGCAGCCCCTCGACTCGGCCGGGCCGCGGGAGCGGTGGGTGGACAGCGAGGAACTCTTCCATCTGGACTGA
- a CDS encoding carbohydrate ABC transporter permease, with the protein MNKTTSTAATVRVAFICLVSLGMLVPMYILVINTFKSQQEILANPFSLNPGTATFQYLADAWTNPDFSILKGYGITLALVLCVNAIAMAVCAPAAYALARTPKPVFRLLLFFFIAGMFIPTQVILVPVIFVLRAIGLMGTLPGLILFMTATTIPFTLFVFFGYIRVLPRSLDEAAAIDGAGKYHTLWRIILPLMRPIIATVFILNSLSVWNDFASPQMILGPGSGIYTVTTGVYAAVGQYSTDYTKVFPTLLLAVIPILVIFIVMQRHIMSGLAAGAVKG; encoded by the coding sequence ATGAACAAGACAACCTCCACCGCAGCCACGGTCCGCGTGGCATTCATCTGTCTCGTGTCCCTCGGCATGCTCGTGCCGATGTACATCCTGGTCATCAACACCTTCAAGAGTCAGCAGGAGATCCTCGCCAACCCCTTCTCGCTGAATCCCGGCACGGCCACGTTCCAGTACCTGGCCGACGCCTGGACCAATCCGGACTTCAGCATTCTGAAGGGCTACGGCATCACTTTGGCGTTGGTGCTGTGCGTGAACGCCATCGCCATGGCGGTGTGCGCCCCCGCAGCGTACGCGCTGGCCCGCACACCGAAGCCGGTCTTCCGGCTGCTGTTGTTCTTCTTCATCGCGGGCATGTTCATACCCACCCAGGTGATCCTGGTGCCGGTCATTTTCGTGCTGCGCGCAATCGGGCTGATGGGCACCCTGCCCGGGCTGATCCTGTTCATGACGGCCACCACCATCCCCTTCACGCTGTTCGTGTTCTTCGGGTACATCCGGGTGCTGCCCAGGTCGCTGGACGAGGCTGCGGCCATCGACGGCGCCGGCAAGTACCACACGCTGTGGCGAATCATCCTGCCGCTGATGCGGCCGATCATCGCCACCGTGTTCATCCTCAACTCGCTGAGCGTCTGGAACGACTTCGCCAGCCCGCAGATGATCCTCGGTCCGGGCAGCGGCATCTACACCGTCACCACCGGTGTGTACGCGGCCGTGGGCCAGTACTCCACGGACTACACCAAGGTCTTCCCCACTCTGCTGCTCGCGGTGATCCCCATTTTGGTGATCTTCATCGTGATGCAGCGGCACATCATGAGCGGCTTGGCCGCAGGAGCCGTCAAGGGATAG
- a CDS encoding ABC transporter substrate-binding protein, with protein MTMTSISRARRTYGAAMACVVPLLLVAACSSGTGSSVGEDGEIRMMVNLTDNLDQAYWESLVKPFEDKTGLKVKIEGPTGKSVAESFPQQLAAGTAPDVIQSIFPDDDTAPELLDLGNEAWAKNTPMFDEYALGDKHYAVGVGTQTQSLIYYNKSAFKKAGISKPPTTWDELAGYLPDLKKAGVTPMQTAGDYQTGLQLQQIYHPTLNQLHPKWQTAVSEEKLTVGEAYKPAFEMYSDWIDAGYIAKSDAGLNPSQADGNFIAGKVGLYTNGSWFAATLNKATDLPFEVGVISPPTADGKAYPGPQGATMANPYMIRKGIGDEDGAKQLVEYLVTDAKAIEAQLGSDGVFRKDSGLKQTDIDAQIQSVLDAAPELVAVGEGQGNVRLPVTGFNPKFTEVAQSLYTGASPADAAKAIDQWVEENR; from the coding sequence ATGACAATGACGTCAATCAGCAGAGCGCGCAGGACCTACGGTGCCGCGATGGCCTGCGTGGTGCCGCTCCTCCTGGTGGCCGCCTGCTCGTCGGGCACCGGCTCGTCCGTGGGCGAGGACGGCGAGATCCGGATGATGGTCAACCTCACGGACAACCTCGATCAGGCGTACTGGGAGAGCCTGGTCAAGCCGTTCGAGGACAAGACCGGCCTGAAGGTGAAGATCGAGGGCCCGACCGGCAAGTCCGTGGCCGAGTCCTTCCCCCAGCAGCTGGCCGCCGGCACCGCGCCCGACGTCATCCAGTCGATCTTCCCGGACGATGATACGGCGCCTGAACTCCTCGACCTGGGCAACGAGGCCTGGGCGAAGAACACGCCGATGTTCGACGAGTACGCCCTGGGCGACAAGCACTACGCAGTCGGCGTCGGCACCCAGACCCAGTCGCTGATCTACTACAACAAGAGCGCGTTCAAGAAGGCCGGCATCAGCAAGCCACCCACCACCTGGGACGAGCTGGCCGGGTACCTTCCCGACCTGAAGAAGGCCGGTGTCACCCCGATGCAGACCGCCGGGGACTACCAGACCGGCCTTCAGCTCCAGCAGATCTACCACCCGACACTGAATCAGCTGCACCCCAAGTGGCAGACCGCGGTCTCCGAGGAGAAGCTCACGGTCGGTGAGGCGTACAAGCCGGCATTCGAGATGTACTCGGACTGGATCGACGCCGGCTACATAGCCAAGAGTGACGCCGGGCTCAACCCGTCGCAGGCTGACGGCAACTTCATCGCGGGCAAAGTCGGTCTCTACACCAACGGCAGCTGGTTCGCCGCCACGCTCAACAAGGCCACGGACCTGCCCTTCGAGGTGGGCGTCATCTCCCCGCCGACGGCGGACGGCAAGGCCTACCCCGGTCCGCAGGGCGCCACCATGGCCAACCCGTACATGATCCGCAAGGGGATCGGTGACGAGGACGGCGCCAAGCAGCTGGTGGAGTACCTGGTCACCGACGCGAAGGCGATCGAGGCCCAGCTGGGCTCCGACGGGGTGTTCCGCAAGGACTCCGGACTGAAGCAGACGGACATCGACGCGCAGATCCAGAGCGTCCTCGATGCCGCCCCCGAGCTGGTGGCCGTCGGCGAGGGCCAGGGCAACGTCCGGCTGCCTGTCACGGGCTTCAACCCGAAGTTCACCGAGGTCGCCCAGAGCCTGTACACCGGAGCCAGCCCGGCCGACGCCGCCAAGGCCATCGACCAGTGGGTCGAAGAGAACCGCTGA
- a CDS encoding SDR family NAD(P)-dependent oxidoreductase has protein sequence MPNIPAPPPLAFDGLAAAVTGGASGIGLATARYLARGGARVAVLDSAPESLPADDAELLLSVRCDVTDDVSVRAAVTYTAERLGGLDILVNNAGIGAQGTVADNDDAEWARVLDVNVLGMVRTTRAALPHLRASRHAAVINTCSIAATAGLPQRALYSASKGAVLSLTLAMAADHIGEGIRVNCVNPGTADTPWIDRLLSGSEDPAVERKALESRQPTGRLVSAEEVAAAIGYLASPAAASVTGTALAVDGGMQGLRLRPAKS, from the coding sequence ATGCCGAACATACCCGCTCCCCCGCCTCTCGCGTTCGATGGTCTCGCCGCTGCGGTGACCGGAGGGGCATCGGGGATTGGGCTCGCGACCGCCCGGTACCTGGCGCGGGGCGGCGCCCGGGTCGCCGTACTCGACAGCGCCCCGGAGTCCCTCCCGGCCGACGACGCGGAACTGCTGCTCTCCGTACGGTGCGATGTCACCGACGACGTATCGGTCCGTGCCGCGGTCACGTACACCGCGGAGCGCCTGGGCGGCCTGGACATCCTGGTCAACAACGCAGGCATCGGCGCCCAGGGCACGGTGGCGGACAACGACGACGCGGAGTGGGCACGGGTCCTCGACGTCAACGTCCTGGGCATGGTCCGCACGACGCGCGCCGCGTTGCCTCATCTGCGCGCCTCCCGGCACGCAGCGGTGATCAACACCTGCTCGATCGCCGCAACAGCGGGACTGCCACAGCGCGCGCTGTACAGCGCCAGCAAGGGAGCGGTGCTGTCCTTGACGCTCGCCATGGCTGCCGACCACATAGGCGAGGGCATCCGCGTGAACTGTGTCAATCCCGGTACGGCCGACACCCCTTGGATAGACCGTCTGCTGTCCGGCTCCGAGGACCCCGCGGTGGAGCGCAAGGCACTCGAGTCCCGGCAGCCGACAGGGCGACTGGTGTCCGCCGAGGAGGTCGCGGCGGCGATCGGGTATCTGGCCTCCCCCGCGGCAGCGTCCGTCACCGGCACCGCCCTCGCCGTCGACGGCGGAATGCAGGGCCTGCGACTGCGGCCCGCGAAGAGCTGA